GTAACCCTGGTGTCAtggcggaggtatgcgctctagtGGGCCTTTTACCTGTGATCCAGCTTTGATCAACAGAGCCACCAAGTCTGATCGATCAGACAGAGCTGCTAGGTGTAGAGGGTGTTGGTCCAGGGGTCCAGTAATGTTGGGGTCCAATCCCTTTTCCAGCAATGTCTGAACTATGGGCACACTGCCACTTTGAACAGCCAGGTGCAAGGCTGAGGAGCCGTCGCATAAAGCAGCATCGATTTTGGCCTGTTTTGCTAGTAGcactctgaaataaaaaaacattaagataCTTTTTATAATCAAAGAAAATTGTTTAATTAGCAACCGAGCAAGCAGCTCATGTGTACTGtccaacaaaaacatttctacAAAGTGAAATGGAGATACAAGGACATACAGTAGATCATCACAATAGTAACAATGTGAAGTAGACACAAATGTCATTAGAACTGAAGAAGGATCCAAACTAAGCAGAATCATGAATATCACCATCAGCTGATACAATGCAGCTCAATCTCCGGGAGTCAGTTCAGAGATACAGCAGGATCCAACTCCCAACACCAAATTGATCATTTTCAAACTTATACATTCCCATTTCCATTCTTTGTTTTCTCAATGTTCTGTTTGGTGGTCCTTATTACACCAGTATGATAACTTGTgaaaaatagtttatttttaaattcaagctctatatatttggttgtatttgcgatttatttttataatgaaGTTTGCCTTTCTCTATTAAATTTTTTTGTCATTAGATTTTCATAATGACATCATAGGAATCATTAGCAACGATATCTTACTCCCTAATAGAATCGTCTCTCTTATATTCCTGTAGTTGAATGAGTACAGGAGTCATGCCATGTGAATCATGGTTGGAGACAGTTACCTGAAGACTTCCCAGTGTCCCAGCTCAGCAGCCAGCAGGAGAGGAGTGTATCCCTGTGTGTCACACATGTTTACATCTGCTCCGCTGTCAATCAGAGCAGCCACTGTTCCATGCTGGTCCTCTGTAACAGCGGAGAAGAGAGCCGAGCCCAGCACTTCTTCACTCAGAGCTCCTCTGGCATTAGCTGTGAACAAAACATTTAGTGAACTTACATGTTTGCTCTTCATAATCTACAACTCAGAAAGGAATTCATGCTGATGTTGCAATAATTCAAGATTCCTGTGTTTAATTCTTTGGGAGAGAAaactcacagagcagcaggtgtATAACTGATTCCTGATTGTGTTCAATGGCTTCATTTATAACACTGTTGTCAACTTCAGCTCCTGCATTCAGAAGCACAGTCACCGTTTTCTCATTGCTCCTGGCAACTGCATAAAACAGAGGTGTTTTCCCGTGGTTGTTTCTGGCATTGAGAGCAGCCCcgcgctgcagcagcagctcagccagcCTCCAGTCGTCTTGAATGGCCGCCATGTGGAGAAACATGTCCTGCGTGTGGTTCTTGGTCTGTCtggactcctcctccttcaccagcACCGTCAGAACATCTACATGCTCATTCTCTGCTGCCAAGTGAAGGGGGGTTTTATCATGGAGATCCAAAGAGTAGATGGGGGCCCCGGCCTTTACCAGGGCCCTGACAATCTCGTTGTGACCCCTGCTGGCTGCGCTGTGAAGAGCTGTTTGACCATGATGATCCTGCAGGTCCAGCCTGGCTCCTTCACGGATCAAGAGCTCAGTGATGGAAAGGTGCCCGTGTTGAGCAGCTACATGTAATAGAGTCTCATTGGAAGAATTAACAGAGTTGATATCAGTGTCCTTTAACAGCTCTTCAAGGCGTACCAGCTCACCGTCTGCAGCGATCATGTGAACAAGGTTTTCTGGTTTATCTGGTGCTGCTTTATCCTCTAGTTTTTCAAATGGCACAGTACTGCTGTCTTCCATCGCAGGGCTAAATCTTTTAGAGTTCTCCGAGGCAAGTAAACCAcgattcttcttcttattaGTCATAGTGACTTTACCTGCCAttccctccttttccttctccagCAAATATCCAATTAgctgtctccttgtgtctctaATATGTTCACTCACGCTCCCCACGTAGGCCCTGATTTGCTGATAAAGGTCAGGCTCTGCCAGCATGAGACAGGGATGGACAAACTTCCTACATGCCCTCTCACCTCTGGCCTCCAGGATGTCCAGGACCCTGGAGTTCTGTTCCTTCCGAGTCCTGATGGTCAGAACGATGGATCTCTTAGCCTCTGTTATGAGCCCCTCTGTGACGAGTAGATCCAGTAGATCCTCGGTATGTGAGATCCCATGAACCAGATCCTTTCTCTTTGCCCGGATCACATCCACAGCATACGGGTTGATATGGTTCGATGCTACTTGAGCATCAAAACCCTTGAGCATGTTTAACATTATAAATAACCTAAGAATGTGAAGTAAGAATCCAGTAACCTGTGgctccagctgctgtgtgtgtttgtgtgcgagatTGTGTTTGATACCTTATTGCTAAGTGAAACACCTGATCCTAGCAACTCAGACAAAAGCCATTCACTGAAGATATGTCCGACTAAACCTGTGAGATCACATGTGACAAACTTGTAGTACGGCCTCTGAAATGAAATCCCTTGTAACATACAAAGTGGACTTAGAGGAGCTTTGGCACTGTCAGAAGCTGGTCGTCATGGTGAGCTGTCTTCGTCTATTTATAGTGTATATTaagttttgttatatttttattagaTTTGAACATGAAACAGGTCTGCAGTTGTGATTTGCACATTGTTTGGCCCTATTGAAGTAAATCCAGGCTCCTCAGAACTCCTTGTTATGCAGAGATTACTGAGTCGATTCACTTCCCGTAATACACGCCCCCTTCATCGTGACGTAGATAGTCCGAGTGTACCCTGTCCTTATATGGTCAGGAAGGGCACCGTTTTCCGGATGATGTCACGTTGCCCCATGTTTGAGAAACTGGAGCAGATTAGGGCAGACATAGAATTAGCCttttaatgaaacatttaaaatgactttattttatataattatcaTGCTTCCAGAACATGAACTGTTATAACTGATTCATTCTGTTATTGTTATGACCGGTTATTAAATTAGCATACTTtcgttacatttattttttggaaTGGAAGAAATAGGAAAATAAGTTGAAATGGCCGCAAGTTTTGCATCGGGGGTtttaagaaaaggaaaagacaggaaaagaaaagaaagaaagaaatataatattaaagCTACTAAAACAGACAATATCAACTATCTGACTCACGTTAGTTCTTTGTGTCTCATCACTACTGATGACTCAAAACGAGCTGCAGTAGCTTGTAGATTTTACGAGGGGCATCAGTCCGTTGAATCTGTCCTGTGACTTAGTCTGTGTCGTCCTCTAGtgtttcattataaacattacACACTAGTGACTGAGAAGTTGGAATGTTTAAACCTGGAGTTTAAACCTGTTGAATGTACCTGCTGTCTATACAGTACTTTACACTGGGCCTATAGTGTCTGGTGGTTTTAAAAGGGCTATTTAGTcataatatacatatttgtgttgtgtttgttttaaatcttcCCACTCTGCTTCTTAAAGTTAACTTCTGAAAAAATCTCAAtctcaaaaatgtttaaaacctTCATCAGCTTTATCAGcatcagaaaataataattttgtaGTCTATCTATCCTTTATGTCGGGTCAGTGATGAATTGAAAGTGTATTCTTTTACTTTACTGTCCTTTTGTTTACATCTGGATAATTGTTCATATCATATTTTTAGCAACTGGCATCAAACTAGTTGAAAGTGCACCATATGTAATGTTGTATAGAGTGTAATTatacacaaatataatataCCTAAGTGATGCACATGGTACTTAAGAATTGTATTGAGTTAAAACTCAGTAATGTGTCTTATGTCTGATCATCTGTGATGCAGTTCTACctatttgtgtttgagtttcaaCAGTGTGTGTTCCCATTCTGGGGATTTCTCCTTATTCACAACAGGACAGGAAGTAATGTTGAATAACCAAATGGTGCAATAACACAGAGGATGACCTGTGATCCTCCTCGGATTTAAAAATCAAGATTACCTCAGATGCcaccaaataaaatgtatcactTTCATAAACTTTGTTGAATGATATTGTGACAGTTTTAAAATGGGATAATATCACTGTCTTATAGTGATAACACCTGAGGTTTGTGTCATAGTCATACTCTTcaggcagatgtgtgtgttgggattATAAAGTGGAGAGATGACGCTCTATGACCTAATTTGCAGAATTGGCCATTGCTGGTCTGTCAGCTGTAACACAATCACTTAACCTGGATCCATACCAGCACTAATGGAATTTACCTTGAGGTATCGGGACCTAGAAGCTCTTGCAACATGTtgcaacatgttttattgtttgagcTCCTTACATGGCACACCCACGTTTTTACTGTCACACACTTACAATAACACAGAGGCagctttgtttcatttcatctgctttattttcttaaatattgattagTTTCTGAAGTGCTcaggaaacaaaacataaaaaattatACAGTATTCTTATTACAAATGGTAAATATAAGTACTCCAAGTTGATCTTATATACATATAACAATGAGTGAAACCCCATTAAAcaatttcagaaaaaaacaagtacaTCTTGAAGCTTTTCCAATTTAAATTCTTACAATAAAGAAAACGAAGTACATTGTACTGTAACTCAGAAGTCAGGCAGCTTTAGTTCCGACTCTTCAGCCGTTTAGAGTTGGCCAACACGCCCATGTGTGAGGCCATTATGACTACAGCAAGAAACGTCTCTTTTGCAGGTTCTTATTTCCTCTAATACTGAATCTCTCCTTTGGTATTCATGAGAAGGTCCATGCAGAGCTGGGTGTAAATCAAGACAACGTCAGCCCAGTCCAGTTCTGTGAAAGCAGCAcggaacagaaacagaaaggtATCTTGCTTGTTGCCATGCCCCCTCTGGTTCATGGCCACTGTTACTGTCCCGAGCTCCTCTCTGGGACGCGCCCCCTGGCAGCGCGGTGCGCTCGGGGAACTTTCAGTGCGACCCACAGATCCCGCCAGTGCCGGTCAACCCGAACCCCGTTACGACCTCGGGAGACACAGCCACTCACTATCACAGGAAGCGTCCGATTCGTTCAACTACAGTCTTTGCTCTCTCCGCCGCCCCCGACAGCCACTCAGAAGGTCTGGAGCTGCTGCGTCAACATGAGCTGACAGCCGCTGTTGACGTGGTTCATCACCTTCTGCTTCAGCTGGGCCACCTGCTCCCGCAGCGTGTTGGCGGTAGACGCCAGTTCCGAGTTCTGGGACTTCAGGTTCTTAACTTTGTCCTCCAGCCTCGAGATCCGCTCCAGCTTCCTCTTGCGGCACTTGGAGGCAGCAACTCggttcctcatcctcttcctctcggcCTTGATGCGCTCCTGGTTCTCCATGTCGATCGGGGAGAGTGGAGGGGTGTCCCCGGGCATCTCGGGCACGGTTTGGGGCTCCTCTTTGAGAGCCGTGAGCCGAAGCAGAGAGCCGGTCTGGCCGTAGATCGGGAGCTGGGGCGGGGCAGGGGGGAAGGACATAGTCGGGGCTGAGGTGGTGTAGCTCGGAGCCGAGACAGTGCTGATGGCGGGGTGGAAAGTGTTCAAGTCCTCATAGACCGGCGAGTCGGAGCGCATGGTGGCGTTGCTGCTGTACACGGGGGCACCGACCACAGAGGAGACGGGCGGCAGCGCGCTGTTGACACTGGTCTGCGGGGCTGAGGGGACGCTCACGCTGCCCGGAGCCGGCATGTGCTGGTGGTGCAGCTCGGCCAGGGCTCGGACGAACCCCTCCGCGAAGCCTTCCTGCTCGTCAGTGACGTTCTTGGGGCATATGAACTGGGTCGGGGTCGGTGTGGTGGTGATGAGCCCGTTGCTGGACTGGATGATGAGTCGCTCCAACTCCGGCGAGCCCAGCTTCAGCAAGCCCACGTCCGGGGAGGTGAGGAGCTCGCTGGCCTTGGCGCGGAGGTGCGGCTTCAGGCTGCCCGTCGGGTCCAAGAGGTTCAGGGTCATGCTGTGCTTCAGCGCTTTAGGGTTGCCGTATCCGTAGCCGGCGCTGTCGTGCTGGGAGAAAGCGATGAGTGAGTCGTCATAGAAAGTAGTTTCCATCTTGGTATACATAGAAGAGAAACCCCCAAAACCAGTGCTGCTATAAAAGTCTTCTACAAAAAGAACCTCTCCGTCCCTCTGCTCGTCTCCTTGGTTTAAAGCAGGTGAAGGAGACGGGTTTCCAAACGTCCTCTCTGTGCGTAAAAGCCTCCGCAGTGAGCGCGCACTGGGCTGAAGGGAGCAGGACTTACTTCTTAGAGCCGCCGCTGGTCACAGAGCTGTGTCCACACCGGTGAGAATGAAAAGCGCTCTGACTCTCGTGTGTACACTCTGATCTGAGCAGCGTGGATCCAAACCTTATCTGCTGCCGCTGCCTCGCTAAAAATAGCCATGATGTCATGACGGGGTTCTCCCATTGGCTGGGGGGCGTGTCTTGGCGGTAAAGCCCCGCCCCACTGGCCTGGAAGACCACCCAGAAGAGTCCTAATCTCGCGGTGGATTGTGGGATGAGGTAATGCTGGATCGCGAGAGCGTAGGGGCGGTGCCACGTGGGATGACGTATTGTTTTTGAATCTCCGCTTCCCCGCTCCGCTGTCAGTGGCGGGACAGTCACGGTTGTGGtcacagctcagtgttgtaGAGCTCGGTTTGTGTTGTGGATAAATCCGGCTCTCTCTACTTTCAGtcatttattgtttattcacCACACTACACATCAAGTATTGTAACATGATTGTCAATTCTATTCTATATACTAATGTAAATAACAGGTTTATAACAGTCatgaaacaataacatttgattgaattCTATTCTAATCTTTATAGTTAAGAAAATCGAATTATTGTTTTTGATCatgtatacatgtatatttaGAAATATTTATAGTATCCATAACAGTAACAATGGTAAATTCTATTAAATTCTATTACAgtcctttttatttatgtcatttACATAAACCCATGACATAGAATTAGCATTAGAAGCATAAAAGAAGATTATactctattttattctattcatcattttatttacagtaacaaaaacaaaatcatttttctaTCCTATTCTAATAGAGTTCACAGACATGTGAACTCTAATGTCTGTGCATTTAAATTGGAGAAAGTGTAGCACAAGGTAGAAAGTGAATGAAAACTCTTACATGAAAGCCTATATTCTATAATTTTCCATGTGTACGTGCGCCCACAGTGgaaactcttctttttttctcacattttgcTTCTCGGTCTGGGATACCATGGTGGTCTTTGGTTGGTGGTCCATGATGAATTGCCTtacagcacacatacacagaaaagtGAGGGAGCTCCAATTTGACACCTGTGcaggtttacacaaacagacatattcatcaggatttGTATGTAAGCTCAGTTATTTGACTGAAGAGCAGAGTCAAGTCCAACTTATTAAGTTTTATGTTCTGGTAACAGTCTTCCCTTCAGATTTAAACCAATCTGAACGGTAATTCAGTCGTCAGGACACAGATTTAATAGGGCCTTTTACTACTGTAAAGACCACACATCTGCAAAAAGCTACATTTAGGACCTTTTATTATTGCCCCAACTACAAATTGTCCATGATAGATCCACAGACTGTCTGTTCGTCCTCATAAAGAGCAAGTACATTTCCTATTATCCATGTCAGGGGGTGTAATTAGTGTAGTGCAGTCCATTGTCCCCTGGCCCCTGGGCAGAAATCATGCCTGGTTTAATGGCAGGAGGTTAACTGGTGTATCTCGCGGGTTCCCCTCCAGCCGTCCACACTCCCACTGTCTGGGTCACCCTCTGCCCTGCCAGCTTTACTGCCCACTATCTCCTGCGCGCCACGTCTAAATATGTCCCTCTTGTGTGACGAGTAAATCAGCCCCCTGGCGC
The nucleotide sequence above comes from Platichthys flesus chromosome 9, fPlaFle2.1, whole genome shotgun sequence. Encoded proteins:
- the jun gene encoding transcription factor AP-1 isoform X2, which produces MTLNLLDPTGSLKPHLRAKASELLTSPDVGLLKLGSPELERLIIQSSNGLITTTPTPTQFICPKNVTDEQEGFAEGFVRALAELHHQHMPAPGSVSVPSAPQTSVNSALPPVSSVVGAPVYSSNATMRSDSPVYEDLNTFHPAISTVSAPSYTTSAPTMSFPPAPPQLPIYGQTGSLLRLTALKEEPQTVPEMPGDTPPLSPIDMENQERIKAERKRMRNRVAASKCRKRKLERISRLEDKVKNLKSQNSELASTANTLREQVAQLKQKVMNHVNSGCQLMLTQQLQTF
- the caiap gene encoding LOW QUALITY PROTEIN: CARD- and ANK-domain containing inflammasome adapter protein (The sequence of the model RefSeq protein was modified relative to this genomic sequence to represent the inferred CDS: substituted 1 base at 1 genomic stop codon); translation: MLNMLKGFDAQVASNHINPYAVDVIRAKRKDLVHGISHTEDLLDLLVTEGLITEAKRSIVLTIRTRKEQNSRVLDILEARGERACRKFVHPCLMLAEPDLYQQIRAYVGSVSEHIRDTRRQLIGYLLEKEKEGMAGKVTMTNKKKNRGLLASENSKRFSPAMEDSSTVPFEKLEDKAAPDKPENLVHMIAADGELVRLEELLKDTDINSVNSSNETLLHVAAQHGHLSITELLIREGARLDLQDHHGQTALHSAASRGHNEIVRALVKAGAPIYSLDLHDKTPLHLAAENEHVDVLTVLVKEEESRQTKNHTQDMFLHMAAIQDDWRLAELLLQRGAALNARNNHGKTPLFYAVARSNEKTVTVLLNAGAEVDNSVINEAIEHNQESVIHLLLSNARGALSEEVLGSALFSAVTEDQHGTVAALIDSGADVNMCDTQGYTPLLLAAELGHWEVFRVLLAKQAKIDAALCDGSSALHLAVQSGSVPIVQTLLEKGLDPNITGPLDQHPLHLAALSDRSDLVALLIKAGSQVNAVSQDGLTALHLASRQGHADTVIQLLQNKADPEVRDKLGRTALHWAASSPAECRVVDLMLSATANTSTTDHEKKTALHLTAMEGRLNAVVSLLHHKANGGAKDMDGSTPLHYAAAGGQTSVVSALLQSLGNKRIEERNAXRRTPLHAAAEKGHDSVAVLLLEAGAKINATDHSKDTPLHCAVRGGHQEVVKRLVNWGQAAQSRGWKKVNLQAQNKVRKTPLQVAESGDTPEHESIATLLKRKMFLIK
- the jun gene encoding transcription factor AP-1 isoform X1, with the protein product MYTKMETTFYDDSLIAFSQHDSAGYGYGNPKALKHSMTLNLLDPTGSLKPHLRAKASELLTSPDVGLLKLGSPELERLIIQSSNGLITTTPTPTQFICPKNVTDEQEGFAEGFVRALAELHHQHMPAPGSVSVPSAPQTSVNSALPPVSSVVGAPVYSSNATMRSDSPVYEDLNTFHPAISTVSAPSYTTSAPTMSFPPAPPQLPIYGQTGSLLRLTALKEEPQTVPEMPGDTPPLSPIDMENQERIKAERKRMRNRVAASKCRKRKLERISRLEDKVKNLKSQNSELASTANTLREQVAQLKQKVMNHVNSGCQLMLTQQLQTF